aagACATGTTGCAAAGATATTAAAaggtatttaattaaaaagaattcgGTGGgacgatttaaatttatctttttttagaTACGCGAGTAACAATAAATTGTGTTAATCCTGGAATTGTTAGAAACactaaacatttaaaaaattctcctttTGGAGCTGGATTTATGGCAAAAGTTTCAACGTATCCTTGGgtttggttatttttaaaaacacccAAACAAGGTGCTCAAACTGTTATTTTTGCTGCTACAGACCCGATTTTAATGAATGTTACTGGAGAATATTTAAGGTAAAGTTAGAATCATTTaaggttaattaattttgtttgattcttatatatttttttaaatattgataataGTGATTGTGAAATAAGGGAACCTGGATATACAGCCCAAAATGCTTACATAGCTGAACAACTCTAtgataaaacttgttcaatgTTACAAAtggagaaaaaattaatatctgaGTTGGGATCacaaatgtattaattaaaatatcttgtacattgtaaaataaacatttaaatgtttaatctTGTCCATTTTTCACTAACAGCCCATAACCAAACGCTCATATCATCATCTTGAGCTTTCTGACTTACTTCAGCCTCCTTTTGGTCactaaaataatgtttaaattattaatacaagtctgaaattattttatatttaacttaCGCAAAATATTTGCCACTAACACCTTCTAATTCAGGATCTAAAGCTGCATATATTGTTGTTTGTGCTCCTTGTCGAGGTCCTTTTACAAAAGGCCAAACGAatggttttattaatattgttgcTAACCAACTGTTGAAGAAACTCATGTGTCTAATTAATTCGGTATCAACAATTCCAGGATGAAGAGAGTTTACTGTAACTTTTGTTccagttaattttttacttaattcttttgtaaataaaatatttgctaATTTGCTTTGTGCATATGCTTTATAAGGTTCATAGTTTTTCTCACTATttaaatcttctttatttatttctccTCTTTTGTGTGCTACACTAGAAACATTAATGATTCTGCTAGGTTCTGAAGATTTCAACATATCCAATAATAAGTTTGTAAGAAGGAAATGGCCTAAATGATTCACACCAAACTGCATTTCAAAACCATCCGAAGTTTTTGAATCTTTGGGAGTTCTCATTACCCCagcattatttattaaaatatgtaaatgatcttgttcctttttaaaattatctacaAATTCTCTGATTGATTTTAACGAAGATAAATCACATTTTCTACAgtaaacatatttatttttggtgtcaacaacaatttcttctcttgtctaaaaaattcatttaaagtaaaataatttttaagaatattaatagTTACTTTTTCACATCTTCTCATATCTCGGCAAGCCATATAAACCTTTGCGCCTCTCCTTGCTAATTCCCATGCTGTCTCTTTACCGATACCTGTATTAGCTCCAGTAACAATAACTACTTTATCGTTTGCTCTTACATCTTTTCTATATTGCATTCCACCGAGTATTtctctaaattaaattaatgtttgaggttagaatcTTTTATGAATCAATAAGAAGTAACGTACTTTATTAAACAAGCCAAACCAAACGTTCCAGCAATTccacttaaataaataatcggTTTAGGGAAATTTTTTAccattttaaactatttttttgaGGATCT
This genomic stretch from Onthophagus taurus isolate NC chromosome 7, IU_Otau_3.0, whole genome shotgun sequence harbors:
- the LOC111423857 gene encoding retinol dehydrogenase 12-like, whose amino-acid sequence is MVKNFPKPIIYLSGIAGTFGLACLIKEILGGMQYRKDVRANDKVVIVTGANTGIGKETAWELARRGAKVYMACRDMRRCEKTREEIVVDTKNKYVYCRKCDLSSLKSIREFVDNFKKEQDHLHILINNAGVMRTPKDSKTSDGFEMQFGVNHLGHFLLTNLLLDMLKSSEPSRIINVSSVAHKRGEINKEDLNSEKNYEPYKAYAQSKLANILFTKELSKKLTGTKVTVNSLHPGIVDTELIRHMSFFNSWLATILIKPFVWPFVKGPRQGAQTTIYAALDPELEGVSGKYFADQKEAEVSQKAQDDDMSVWLWAVSEKWTRLNI